A window of the Deinococcus gobiensis I-0 genome harbors these coding sequences:
- a CDS encoding glutamine--tRNA ligase/YqeY domain fusion protein, translating into MTAPEFPPADASPASVSGPRVAPNFITEIIERDLETGKYPQVVTRFPPEPNGYLHLGHTFASFLDFQTALQYGGRYHLRLDDTNPAGESVEFVEGILADLKWLGWDWGPHLYYASDNFERYYAYAEQLVRQGDAYVDSVSGAEMARLRGDARTPGTPSPYRDRTPGESLDLLRRMRAGEFGEGEHVLRGRIDLASPNMKLRDPVLYRILRAHHYRQGDAWCIYPMYDFQHPLQDALEGVTHSMCSLEFVDNRAIYDWLMERLNFDPRPHQYEFGRRGLEYTITSKRKLRALIEGGHVEGWDDPRMPTLRAQQRIGVTPEAVRAFAAQIGVSRTNRTVDLAIYENAVRDDLNWRAPRVMAVLDPLPVTLLGAEAATLSLPYWPFDVVRDSPDGLVGLPGGGRVAPEAAVRGVPFGPELYIEREDFSADPPKGYKRLTPGGTVRLRGAGIVRAERFDTDEAGNVTRVYATPLGEDARASGVIHWVDAASALPAEFRLYDRLFRVANPEGENPDDPASGPEAPDFDPEQIGHESEAAPADAGFLRFLNPDSLRVTRGYVEASVAKDPPDTRYQFERQGYFWRDPKESREDALVFGRIITLKDTWGQKPGAQKPEAAQKTAPKKDAKPAAPKKDAPAAAVPAALSPEQEAEAARLSALGAAEADARTIARDGALLTFVHGAAPDTTFGQVASWTVNDLAPGLRAGEVQVDAAALAPLAALLASGDVTSRVARDVLARAAASGEAPMLIVERENLAGGLGEAALGAAVQDVLSANPDKVAAYRGGKTALMGFFTGQVMRATGGKADPQAVAAALTAALA; encoded by the coding sequence ATGACCGCCCCCGAGTTTCCCCCTGCCGACGCGAGTCCGGCCTCTGTCTCCGGACCGAGGGTCGCCCCCAACTTCATCACGGAGATCATCGAGCGCGACCTGGAAACGGGCAAGTACCCGCAGGTCGTGACCCGTTTTCCGCCGGAGCCCAACGGCTACCTGCACCTGGGGCATACCTTCGCCAGCTTCCTGGACTTCCAGACGGCGCTGCAATACGGCGGGCGCTACCACCTGCGCCTGGACGACACCAACCCGGCAGGCGAGAGCGTGGAGTTCGTCGAGGGCATCCTGGCCGACCTGAAGTGGCTGGGCTGGGACTGGGGGCCTCACCTGTACTACGCCTCGGACAACTTCGAGCGCTACTACGCCTACGCCGAGCAGCTGGTCCGCCAGGGCGACGCCTACGTGGACAGCGTGAGCGGGGCCGAGATGGCGCGGCTGCGCGGCGACGCCCGCACGCCCGGCACGCCCAGCCCCTACCGTGACCGCACGCCCGGGGAGAGCCTGGACCTGCTGCGCCGCATGCGCGCGGGCGAGTTCGGGGAAGGCGAGCACGTGCTGCGCGGCCGCATCGACCTCGCCAGCCCGAACATGAAGCTGCGCGACCCGGTGCTCTACCGCATCCTGCGCGCCCACCACTACCGCCAGGGCGACGCGTGGTGCATCTATCCCATGTACGACTTCCAGCACCCGTTGCAGGACGCCCTGGAAGGCGTGACCCACAGCATGTGCAGCCTGGAGTTCGTGGACAACCGCGCGATCTACGACTGGCTGATGGAGCGCCTGAATTTCGATCCGCGCCCGCACCAGTACGAGTTCGGGCGGCGCGGCCTGGAATACACGATCACCAGCAAGCGCAAGCTGCGCGCCTTGATTGAGGGCGGGCACGTGGAGGGCTGGGACGACCCCCGGATGCCCACCCTGCGGGCCCAGCAGCGCATCGGGGTGACGCCGGAAGCGGTGCGGGCCTTCGCCGCGCAGATCGGCGTGAGCCGCACCAACCGCACGGTGGACCTCGCCATCTACGAGAACGCCGTGCGCGACGACCTGAACTGGCGCGCGCCCCGCGTCATGGCGGTGCTGGACCCGCTGCCCGTGACCCTGTTGGGGGCGGAGGCGGCCACCCTGTCCCTGCCCTACTGGCCGTTCGACGTGGTCCGCGACTCGCCCGACGGGCTCGTGGGCCTGCCCGGCGGCGGGCGCGTGGCCCCCGAAGCGGCGGTGCGCGGCGTGCCCTTCGGTCCCGAGTTGTACATCGAGCGCGAGGACTTCAGCGCCGACCCGCCCAAGGGGTACAAGCGCCTGACCCCCGGCGGCACGGTGCGGCTGCGCGGGGCCGGGATCGTGCGCGCCGAGCGTTTCGACACCGACGAGGCCGGGAACGTGACCCGCGTGTACGCCACGCCGCTGGGGGAGGACGCCAGGGCCAGCGGCGTGATCCACTGGGTGGACGCGGCCAGCGCCCTGCCGGCCGAGTTCCGGCTGTACGACCGTCTGTTCCGGGTCGCCAACCCCGAGGGCGAGAATCCCGACGACCCGGCCTCCGGCCCCGAGGCCCCCGACTTCGACCCCGAACAGATCGGTCACGAGAGCGAGGCCGCCCCGGCGGACGCGGGGTTCCTGCGGTTCCTGAACCCCGACAGCCTGCGCGTCACGCGCGGCTACGTCGAGGCGAGCGTGGCGAAGGACCCCCCGGACACCCGTTACCAGTTCGAGCGTCAGGGCTACTTCTGGCGCGACCCCAAGGAGAGCCGCGAGGACGCGCTGGTGTTCGGGCGCATCATCACCCTCAAGGACACCTGGGGCCAGAAGCCCGGAGCCCAGAAGCCGGAAGCGGCGCAGAAGACCGCCCCGAAGAAGGATGCGAAACCCGCCGCGCCGAAAAAGGACGCTCCGGCCGCCGCCGTGCCCGCCGCCCTCTCGCCCGAGCAGGAGGCCGAGGCCGCGCGCCTGAGCGCGCTGGGGGCCGCCGAGGCCGACGCCCGGACCATCGCCCGCGACGGGGCGCTGCTGACCTTCGTGCACGGGGCGGCGCCGGACACGACCTTCGGGCAGGTCGCCTCGTGGACCGTGAACGACCTCGCGCCGGGCCTGCGGGCGGGCGAGGTGCAGGTGGACGCCGCCGCCCTCGCGCCGCTGGCCGCCCTGCTGGCCTCGGGCGACGTGACGAGCCGCGTGGCGCGCGACGTGCTGGCCCGCGCCGCCGCGTCGGGTGAGGCCCCGATGCTCATCGTCGAGCGCGAGAACCTCGCCGGGGGCCTGGGCGAGGCCGCCCTGGGGGCCGCCGTGCAGGACGTGCTGAGTGCCAACCCCGACAAGGTGGCCGCCTACCGGGGGGGCAAGACCGCCCTGATGGGCTTTTTCACCGGGCAGGTCATGC
- a CDS encoding GNAT family N-acetyltransferase — protein sequence MARPSPAPAALPIRVRRVTDPHDPALADFGRVQEASYYAPDTLIPPEAFGYLLRGASPGREDRILVAELPSPSGPGGEVLGGTVYTLLPGPDGGGAAFSSFLGVSPAAQGRGVGRALWQRSLEEVRAAGLPGLFADSVYGERQSAEERAAEARTGTDPVRRRRALHALGLRTVDVPYWQPVGGPDGGPLQDLDLLYQPVTGTQGAAADDTVPLALVTATLRGYWRGWLGQARAEREALALAERAGHTPELRLRPATETASYWHRP from the coding sequence ATGGCCCGACCCTCCCCCGCCCCGGCCGCCCTGCCCATACGGGTCCGCCGCGTCACCGACCCGCACGACCCCGCCCTGGCCGACTTCGGCCGCGTCCAGGAGGCCAGCTACTACGCCCCCGACACGCTCATTCCGCCCGAGGCTTTCGGGTACCTGCTGCGCGGCGCGTCTCCCGGGCGCGAGGACCGCATCCTGGTGGCCGAGCTGCCCAGCCCCTCCGGGCCAGGCGGCGAGGTGCTGGGCGGCACGGTCTACACCCTGCTGCCCGGACCGGACGGCGGGGGAGCGGCCTTCAGCTCCTTCCTGGGCGTCTCTCCGGCGGCGCAGGGGCGCGGCGTGGGCCGTGCGCTGTGGCAGCGTTCCCTGGAAGAGGTGCGCGCCGCCGGTCTGCCCGGCCTGTTCGCCGACAGCGTCTACGGCGAGCGCCAGAGTGCCGAGGAGCGCGCCGCCGAGGCCCGGACAGGCACCGACCCCGTCCGCCGGCGGCGCGCCCTGCACGCCCTGGGCCTGCGCACGGTGGACGTGCCCTACTGGCAGCCCGTCGGCGGCCCGGACGGCGGTCCCCTCCAGGACCTCGACCTGCTGTACCAGCCCGTCACCGGTACCCAGGGCGCGGCGGCGGACGACACGGTCCCCCTGGCCCTCGTGACCGCCACCCTGCGCGGCTACTGGCGCGGCTGGCTGGGGCAGGCACGGGCCGAGCGCGAGGCCCTGGCCCTGGCCGAGCGGGCCGGCCACACGCCCGAGCTGCGCCTGCGCCCCGCCACCGAGACGGCGTCGTACTGGCACCGGCCTTAA
- a CDS encoding response regulator transcription factor yields MRLLLVEDDARIAEPTLGALREAGYAPTWAQTGPAGLEAALTGDFGLIVLDVMLPGLDGFSLARELRAAGQETPILFLTARGDLSDRVEGLDLGGDAYLVKPFAVPELLATLRALTRRERGQGTPQLAFATGRGRLDTVARTAFWDGLEVAVTGREYSLLETLALSPERWFTREDLLDRVWGPEFGGEARIVDVYVRYLRRKLAPEAISSERGRGYRVEG; encoded by the coding sequence ATGAGGCTGCTGCTGGTCGAGGACGACGCCCGGATCGCCGAACCCACCCTGGGCGCGCTGCGCGAGGCGGGCTACGCGCCGACCTGGGCGCAGACCGGCCCGGCGGGGCTGGAAGCGGCCCTGACCGGCGACTTCGGGTTGATCGTGCTCGACGTGATGCTGCCGGGTCTGGACGGCTTCTCGCTCGCCCGCGAACTGCGCGCTGCCGGGCAGGAGACGCCCATCCTCTTTCTCACGGCGCGTGGCGACCTCTCCGACCGGGTCGAGGGCCTGGACCTGGGCGGCGACGCCTACCTCGTCAAGCCCTTCGCGGTGCCCGAACTGCTCGCCACGCTGCGTGCCCTGACCCGGCGCGAACGCGGCCAGGGCACGCCGCAGCTCGCCTTCGCCACTGGGCGCGGGCGGCTGGATACCGTGGCGCGCACCGCCTTCTGGGACGGGCTGGAGGTCGCCGTCACGGGCCGCGAGTACAGCCTGCTCGAAACGCTGGCGCTGAGCCCCGAGCGCTGGTTCACGCGCGAGGACCTTCTCGACCGGGTGTGGGGCCCGGAATTCGGCGGTGAGGCCCGCATCGTGGACGTGTACGTGCGCTACCTGCGCCGCAAGCTCGCCCCCGAGGCGATTTCCAGCGAGCGCGGGCGCGGCTACCGGGTAGAGGGCTAG
- a CDS encoding sensor histidine kinase produces MRAHSPVRRPLTLRARLALWAALATGLATVLVAAGLFFAVDRYLLTSQQQRLLSAVSALQDRVERVAAQAAQPFGIGVLVLDGGDLTALTAEDDQTRTLQLRLVSPQGGRLQAVSTPGFPRGVPLDLPAGLYWRGDQLLSVRPLRRGTALLVVASDARALSEARRAFTRALAWLLPAALLLSLLVGWVVAGRLLRPVRTLERAAREIGEGSDLRRPLPGSGEGDELARLALTLEQSYGRLADARDREQGFLRAAAHDLRSPLTAVQARVEGTLSRERDPERYRHDLREIGRDLGRLSALTQHLLLLSRDASALGHSPVPLRDLAAEAVDRARELAPEADIDLVAPVPVGVLGDRVLLGQAIWNLTVNAVRHAPGAAVTVTATHQKDGGAQVTVQDDGPGVTPDVLERLGEAFYRPDSSRQGEGSGLGLALARRAAALHGGELTLSSAPGQGFAATLRLPAPGQPGHSATLGDNDPS; encoded by the coding sequence GTGCGCGCCCACTCCCCTGTCCGGCGGCCCCTGACGCTGCGGGCCCGGCTGGCGCTGTGGGCCGCGCTGGCGACCGGGCTGGCGACGGTGCTCGTGGCCGCCGGCCTCTTCTTCGCCGTGGACCGCTACCTGCTCACCTCGCAGCAGCAGCGCCTCCTGAGCGCCGTGAGTGCGCTGCAAGACCGCGTCGAGCGGGTGGCGGCCCAGGCCGCGCAGCCCTTCGGCATCGGCGTGCTCGTGCTGGATGGGGGCGACCTAACCGCCCTCACCGCCGAGGACGACCAGACCCGCACCCTGCAGCTGCGCCTCGTGTCCCCGCAGGGGGGCCGCCTCCAGGCCGTCAGCACGCCCGGATTCCCGCGCGGCGTGCCGCTGGACCTCCCGGCCGGGCTGTACTGGCGCGGCGACCAGCTCCTGAGCGTGCGGCCCCTGCGCCGGGGCACGGCCCTGCTGGTGGTGGCGTCGGACGCCCGCGCCCTGTCGGAGGCGCGGCGGGCCTTCACGCGGGCGCTGGCGTGGCTGCTGCCGGCGGCGCTGCTGCTCTCGCTGCTCGTCGGCTGGGTGGTCGCCGGGCGGCTGCTGCGCCCCGTGCGCACCCTGGAGCGCGCCGCCCGCGAGATCGGTGAAGGCAGCGACCTGCGCCGCCCCCTGCCCGGCAGCGGCGAGGGCGACGAACTCGCCCGCCTGGCCCTGACCCTCGAACAGAGCTACGGCCGCCTGGCCGATGCCCGCGACCGCGAACAGGGCTTTCTGCGCGCGGCGGCCCACGACCTGCGCAGCCCGCTGACCGCCGTGCAGGCGAGGGTCGAGGGCACCCTGAGCCGCGAGCGCGACCCGGAACGCTACCGCCACGACCTGCGCGAGATCGGGCGCGACCTGGGCCGGCTCTCGGCCCTCACCCAGCATCTGCTCCTGCTCTCCCGCGACGCCTCGGCACTGGGCCACTCGCCCGTTCCCCTGCGCGACCTCGCCGCCGAAGCGGTGGACCGCGCCCGTGAGCTGGCCCCCGAAGCCGACATCGACCTCGTCGCGCCTGTTCCGGTCGGGGTCCTGGGCGACCGCGTCCTCCTCGGTCAGGCCATCTGGAACCTCACGGTGAACGCGGTCCGCCACGCGCCGGGCGCGGCCGTCACCGTCACGGCCACCCACCAGAAGGACGGAGGCGCGCAGGTCACCGTACAGGACGACGGCCCCGGCGTCACCCCAGACGTCCTGGAACGGCTGGGCGAAGCCTTCTACCGGCCTGACAGCAGCCGCCAGGGCGAGGGGTCGGGGCTGGGGCTGGCCCTGGCGCGGCGGGCGGCGGCGCTGCACGGCGGCGAGCTGACCCTGAGCAGCGCCCCGGGGCAGGGGTTCGCGGCGACCCTCCGCCTTCCCGCACCGGGGCAGCCGGGGCACTCTGCTACCCTGGGCGACAATGACCCAAGCTGA
- a CDS encoding NTP transferase domain-containing protein: protein MTQAETSWSAVVLGGGDPGDAFAAAHGVSVKPLIELDGSPMAAHVLRALRDSGRVRRVLYVGPTTSDIEALTDGRVTDHGTLLSNLEAGVEALRATGLPPGERVMVVTADIPMLSAQAVRDVLDAAPADAGLIYPVVRREVCEAQYPGVKRTYARLRDGTFTGGNLFLLDPALIGQFLPRLRALLAARKAPLRLAGIVGPGVLLGLLTGRLTVAALEQRVSELLGVRACALVTPHASIGTDVDKDADLELARQHLSRQS, encoded by the coding sequence ATGACCCAAGCTGAAACCTCCTGGAGCGCGGTCGTGCTCGGCGGCGGCGATCCGGGCGACGCCTTCGCGGCAGCGCACGGCGTGTCGGTCAAGCCGCTCATAGAGCTGGACGGTTCCCCGATGGCCGCGCACGTCCTGCGGGCCCTGCGGGACAGCGGCCGGGTACGGCGTGTCCTGTACGTCGGCCCCACCACGTCCGACATTGAGGCCCTGACCGATGGCCGCGTCACCGACCACGGTACGCTGCTCAGCAACCTGGAAGCCGGTGTCGAGGCCCTGCGCGCGACCGGCCTCCCGCCCGGCGAGCGGGTCATGGTCGTGACCGCCGACATTCCCATGCTCAGTGCCCAGGCGGTGAGGGACGTGCTGGACGCCGCTCCTGCCGACGCCGGTCTGATCTACCCCGTCGTCCGGCGCGAAGTCTGCGAGGCCCAGTACCCGGGAGTCAAGCGCACCTACGCGCGGCTGCGCGACGGCACCTTCACGGGTGGCAACCTCTTTCTGCTCGACCCGGCACTCATCGGGCAGTTCCTGCCGCGCCTGCGTGCCCTCCTGGCCGCCCGCAAAGCGCCGCTCCGTCTCGCGGGAATCGTCGGTCCGGGCGTGCTGCTGGGCCTCCTGACCGGTCGCCTGACCGTCGCCGCCCTGGAGCAGCGGGTCAGCGAACTGCTCGGGGTGCGCGCCTGCGCGCTCGTCACGCCACACGCCTCCATCGGGACAGACGTAGACAAAGACGCCGACCTGGAACTGGCCCGGCAGCACCTCTCGCGGCAATCCTGA
- a CDS encoding ferredoxin: MPHVITSPCVSVKDQACTEVCPVECIYDAGDQFLIHPDECIDCGACVPACPVSAIFPEEDVPAGEQEFIVKNRAHFGL, translated from the coding sequence ATGCCCCATGTCATCACCAGCCCCTGCGTCAGCGTCAAGGATCAGGCCTGCACCGAGGTCTGCCCCGTCGAGTGCATCTACGACGCGGGTGACCAGTTCCTCATTCACCCTGACGAGTGCATCGACTGCGGGGCCTGCGTGCCTGCCTGCCCCGTCAGCGCCATCTTCCCCGAAGAGGACGTGCCGGCCGGTGAGCAGGAGTTCATCGTCAAGAACCGCGCCCACTTCGGCCTCTGA
- the prfB gene encoding peptide chain release factor 2 (programmed frameshift) → MQELLEKLASLREYLDIPGKTRRLNELDRELSDPELWNNAARARQVTQEAGSLRRIVEDYAKLNSDAQGLSEMLEIASPEEREMLDEEQASIQVRVDDLYRETLFTMKHADTPAIVRVKGGAGGTEAQDWAGMLARMYMRWAERRGYKVDLVDEQPGDQAGYQSIEFIIRGEKAFGMMAPEHGVHRLVRVSPFDSNNRRQTSFASVDVVPEVPEEEINIHIPDSDLRRDVFRSQGAGGQGVNTTDSAVRLTHLPTGIAVASQQTRSQIKNHEIALQILKQRLYDIEMRKREAEEAAARGAQAKVEWGSQMRSYVLDKQYIKDHRTGIMNHNPDDALDGDLDDMMWAGLEWLAGKRVAEEAGDDE, encoded by the exons ATGCAGGAATTACTGGAAAAGCTGGCGTCGCTCCGGGAGTACCTT GACATTCCCGGCAAGACACGCAGACTGAACGAACTCGACCGGGAACTGAGCGACCCGGAACTGTGGAACAACGCGGCCCGCGCCCGGCAGGTCACCCAGGAGGCCGGCTCGCTGCGGCGCATCGTGGAGGACTATGCCAAGCTCAACTCCGACGCGCAGGGCCTGTCGGAGATGCTGGAGATCGCCTCGCCCGAAGAGCGCGAGATGCTGGACGAGGAACAGGCCAGCATCCAGGTGCGGGTGGACGACCTGTACCGCGAGACGCTCTTTACGATGAAACACGCCGATACGCCGGCCATCGTGCGCGTCAAGGGCGGCGCGGGCGGCACAGAGGCGCAGGACTGGGCAGGCATGCTCGCGCGGATGTACATGCGCTGGGCCGAGCGCCGGGGCTACAAGGTGGACCTGGTGGACGAGCAGCCCGGTGACCAGGCCGGCTACCAGAGCATCGAATTCATCATCCGGGGCGAGAAGGCCTTCGGGATGATGGCCCCCGAGCACGGCGTCCACCGCCTCGTGCGCGTGTCGCCCTTCGACTCGAACAACCGCCGCCAGACCAGCTTCGCGTCGGTGGACGTGGTGCCGGAAGTGCCGGAAGAGGAAATCAACATCCACATTCCGGACAGCGACCTGCGGCGCGACGTGTTCCGTTCGCAGGGCGCGGGCGGCCAGGGCGTGAACACGACCGACTCGGCCGTGCGCCTGACCCACCTGCCGACCGGGATCGCCGTGGCCTCACAGCAGACCCGCTCGCAGATCAAGAACCACGAAATCGCCCTCCAGATTCTCAAGCAGCGCCTCTACGACATCGAGATGCGCAAACGGGAGGCCGAGGAAGCGGCGGCGCGCGGCGCCCAGGCCAAGGTGGAGTGGGGCAGCCAGATGCGCTCCTACGTACTGGACAAGCAGTACATCAAAGATCACCGCACGGGGATCATGAACCACAACCCGGACGACGCGCTCGACGGCGACCTCGACGACATGATGTGGGCCGGTCTGGAATGGCTGGCCGGCAAGCGTGTGGCCGAGGAAGCGGGCGACGACGAATAA
- the folK gene encoding 2-amino-4-hydroxy-6-hydroxymethyldihydropteridine diphosphokinase has product MSHSAFIALGANLGEPLAALRRAVDELRTLGTVEAVSALYRTAPVGGPPGQPDYLNAALRLDTDLTAAALLAALHAAEARAGRERSRRWEARVLDLDLILYGDQVSGDPALTLPHPRAWERAFVLAPLADLDPALPHPVTGETAAQALARVGPGGIEQVSPTWTQ; this is encoded by the coding sequence ATGAGCCACTCGGCGTTCATCGCCCTGGGGGCCAATCTGGGCGAACCTCTGGCGGCCCTGCGCCGGGCAGTGGACGAGTTGAGGACACTGGGAACCGTAGAGGCCGTCTCGGCCCTCTACCGCACGGCCCCGGTGGGCGGGCCGCCTGGTCAGCCCGACTACCTGAACGCGGCGCTGCGGCTGGACACCGACCTGACCGCTGCGGCCCTGCTCGCGGCCCTGCACGCCGCCGAGGCCCGCGCGGGCCGCGAACGCTCGCGGCGCTGGGAGGCGCGGGTGCTCGACCTCGACCTGATCCTGTACGGAGATCAGGTCTCCGGGGACCCGGCCCTTACCCTGCCGCATCCCCGCGCCTGGGAGCGCGCTTTCGTCCTTGCTCCCCTGGCCGATCTCGATCCGGCCTTGCCCCATCCGGTAACGGGGGAGACCGCCGCGCAGGCCCTCGCGCGGGTGGGGCCGGGGGGAATAGAGCAGGTATCTCCGACTTGGACGCAATGA
- the folB gene encoding dihydroneopterin aldolase: protein MSRVVLEGLEFHARHGVYDTEAVLGARFVVDAELHYAFAGLADDLAAAVNYAEVYATIAAEVTGERYQLIEVLADRLARRLLAEQPRLERVTVRVHKPFAPLPGVFRDVYAELTLDRA from the coding sequence ATGAGCCGGGTCGTCTTGGAAGGACTGGAATTTCACGCGCGTCACGGCGTCTATGACACGGAGGCCGTGCTGGGCGCGCGCTTCGTCGTGGACGCCGAATTGCACTACGCCTTCGCGGGGCTGGCCGACGACCTGGCCGCGGCCGTCAACTACGCCGAGGTCTACGCCACCATTGCTGCCGAGGTCACGGGCGAGCGGTATCAGCTCATCGAGGTGCTGGCCGACCGCCTCGCGCGCCGTCTGCTGGCCGAGCAGCCCCGGCTGGAACGTGTGACCGTGCGGGTCCACAAACCTTTCGCGCCGTTGCCCGGTGTCTTCCGGGACGTCTACGCCGAGCTGACGCTCGACCGGGCATGA
- the folP gene encoding dihydropteroate synthase: MRRWSGCGVMGVLNVTPDSFSDGGLHTRLTAALASARQMRDRGALMLDIGGESTRPGAAPVEAAEELDRVLPLVRALRTEGILLSVDTMKPEVAAEALRAGAHLVNDVRGLRDPEMRRVCAEAGAAACIMHMQGEPRTMQRRPEYGDVVAEVHAFLRAQASLAEAEGVPSVLLDPGLGFGKTLDHNLALLRATAGLAAGPWPVLVAASRKRMIDTLAGVPEAAERDPGSLALHLDAARRGAALVRAHAAGAHVQALRVQAAVLEG; the protein is encoded by the coding sequence GTGCGGCGCTGGTCCGGCTGCGGCGTCATGGGGGTCCTGAACGTCACGCCCGACAGTTTCAGCGACGGGGGCCTGCATACCCGCCTGACGGCGGCGCTCGCCTCGGCCCGGCAGATGCGCGACCGGGGGGCGCTGATGCTGGACATCGGGGGGGAAAGTACCCGCCCAGGCGCGGCGCCGGTGGAAGCGGCCGAGGAACTCGACCGGGTCCTGCCGCTGGTGCGGGCGCTGCGTACCGAGGGGATTCTGCTGAGCGTGGACACCATGAAGCCGGAAGTCGCGGCCGAGGCGCTGAGGGCGGGAGCGCATCTGGTCAACGACGTGCGGGGCCTGCGGGACCCCGAGATGCGCCGGGTGTGCGCCGAGGCGGGCGCGGCCGCGTGCATCATGCACATGCAGGGCGAGCCCCGCACCATGCAGCGGCGGCCCGAGTACGGCGACGTGGTGGCGGAAGTCCACGCCTTCCTGCGCGCCCAGGCGAGTCTGGCCGAGGCCGAGGGGGTGCCGTCGGTCCTGCTGGACCCTGGCCTGGGCTTCGGCAAGACGCTGGACCACAACCTGGCCCTGCTGCGCGCGACCGCCGGGCTGGCGGCTGGACCCTGGCCGGTGCTCGTGGCCGCGAGCCGCAAGCGCATGATCGACACGCTGGCCGGAGTTCCGGAAGCGGCGGAGCGTGATCCCGGCAGCCTCGCCCTTCACCTCGACGCGGCCCGGCGCGGCGCGGCGCTGGTCCGGGCCCACGCGGCGGGCGCGCACGTCCAGGCCCTGCGGGTGCAGGCGGCCGTGCTGGAGGGCTAG
- a CDS encoding ImmA/IrrE family metallo-endopeptidase has translation MRELAAAYAARVPSLDAHGLMDGLDGVQLRFMPMGQRDGAYDPEHHVILINSQVRPERQRFTLAHEISHALLLGDDDLLSDLHDSFEGERLEQVIETLCNVGAAALLMPDALIAELLERFGATGRALAELSRRADVSASTALYALAERTPGAVLYAVCTRSRLETETDDEDGGAASGTALTVRVSGGSAGMKYTLRPGTPIPADHPVQAAFESNLPLTGPSYVPFRSGRKMPAEVDAFPVRGRVMVSFDLNGRGGT, from the coding sequence ATGCGCGAGCTGGCGGCGGCGTACGCGGCCCGTGTGCCCAGCCTGGACGCCCATGGGCTGATGGACGGCCTGGACGGCGTCCAACTGCGTTTCATGCCCATGGGCCAGCGTGACGGGGCCTACGATCCCGAACATCACGTCATCCTGATCAACAGCCAGGTGCGTCCCGAGCGTCAGCGCTTCACGCTCGCCCACGAGATCAGCCACGCGCTTCTGCTGGGTGACGACGACCTCCTGAGTGACCTGCACGATAGCTTCGAGGGCGAGCGGCTTGAGCAGGTGATCGAAACGCTGTGCAACGTGGGCGCGGCGGCGCTGCTCATGCCGGATGCCCTGATCGCCGAACTCCTGGAGCGCTTCGGGGCGACTGGCCGCGCCCTGGCCGAGTTGTCGCGCCGCGCCGACGTGAGTGCCTCGACCGCGCTCTATGCCCTGGCCGAGCGCACCCCCGGCGCCGTGCTGTATGCCGTCTGCACCCGCTCGCGGCTGGAGACGGAAACCGACGATGAAGATGGCGGCGCCGCTTCCGGGACGGCCCTCACCGTGCGGGTGAGCGGCGGCTCGGCAGGCATGAAGTACACCCTGCGGCCGGGAACGCCCATTCCGGCCGACCATCCGGTCCAGGCGGCATTCGAGTCAAACCTTCCCCTGACCGGGCCGAGTTATGTTCCCTTCCGCTCCGGACGCAAGATGCCGGCGGAGGTGGACGCCTTTCCGGTGCGGGGTCGCGTGATGGTCAGTTTCGACCTGAATGGACGCGGCGGAACGTGA
- a CDS encoding acyl-CoA-binding protein: MSFEQAQQEVQQLGKKPGNDVLLKLYALYKQGVSGDVQGNRPGGFDFVGGAKYDAWKALQGMPSDQAQQEYVALVEMLKARD; the protein is encoded by the coding sequence ATGTCCTTCGAACAGGCGCAGCAGGAAGTGCAGCAACTCGGCAAGAAGCCAGGCAACGACGTTCTTCTCAAGCTCTATGCGCTGTACAAGCAGGGCGTGAGCGGTGACGTGCAGGGCAACCGCCCCGGTGGATTCGACTTTGTCGGCGGAGCCAAATACGACGCCTGGAAGGCCCTCCAGGGGATGCCGTCAGACCAGGCCCAGCAGGAATATGTGGCCCTGGTCGAGATGCTCAAGGCCCGCGACTGA